A region from the Thermanaeromonas toyohensis ToBE genome encodes:
- the gcvT gene encoding glycine cleavage system aminomethyltransferase GcvT, with product MGLLYFLVIIISCGVTTVEALNGAEAGKKTPLYEEHISAGGRIVDFAGWLLPVQYTSIVEEHLSVRQKAGLFDVSHMGEIEVEGPDAFHLVQQLITHDASLATGNKVIYSPMCYPNGGTVDDILVYRLKEDKFLLVVNAANTAKDLEWIQRNVQERAYEVEVRDVSALTLQLALQGPKAEAILQPLTDFNLQELGFYRWAQGRVLGTPCLISRTGYTGEDGFELYLDPSDGKKIWRELLTRGKNEGLRPCGLGARDTLRLEAALPLYGHELTPEITPIEAGLDRFVRVEKGDFNGREVLKEQREVGPKRRLVGLQMMDKAIPRQGFPIFQQGREVGFITSGSFAPSLNCTIALGLVDTPYGQVGEEVEVLIRGHKYRARVVPLPFYRRPR from the coding sequence ATGGGCCTTTTATATTTTCTGGTCATAATTATTTCTTGTGGGGTGACAACTGTGGAAGCCCTAAATGGCGCAGAGGCCGGGAAAAAGACCCCCCTCTATGAGGAACATATTTCTGCTGGTGGGCGTATAGTAGATTTTGCTGGCTGGCTCCTCCCGGTGCAGTACACTAGCATTGTAGAGGAACATCTTAGTGTACGACAAAAGGCAGGTCTTTTTGATGTTTCCCATATGGGAGAAATAGAAGTGGAGGGCCCGGATGCTTTCCATCTAGTTCAGCAGCTTATTACCCATGATGCTTCCCTGGCTACAGGAAATAAGGTTATATACAGTCCCATGTGCTACCCAAATGGCGGTACAGTAGATGATATCCTCGTCTACCGGTTGAAGGAGGATAAGTTCCTCCTGGTGGTGAATGCCGCTAACACCGCTAAAGATTTAGAGTGGATCCAAAGGAATGTACAGGAAAGGGCCTACGAAGTAGAGGTACGGGATGTCTCCGCTTTGACTTTGCAGTTGGCCTTGCAGGGGCCTAAAGCGGAAGCTATTTTACAACCTTTAACAGACTTTAACCTCCAAGAACTAGGGTTTTATCGTTGGGCGCAAGGCCGGGTACTGGGTACACCTTGCCTTATTTCCCGTACCGGCTATACCGGCGAGGACGGTTTTGAATTGTATCTTGATCCTTCTGACGGTAAAAAAATATGGCGCGAGCTTCTTACCAGGGGGAAAAATGAAGGCCTTAGACCTTGCGGGTTAGGCGCACGGGATACCCTACGCCTGGAGGCAGCTCTTCCCCTATATGGGCATGAGTTGACTCCAGAAATCACTCCTATAGAAGCTGGATTAGACCGTTTTGTGCGTGTGGAAAAGGGGGATTTTAATGGTAGAGAGGTTTTAAAAGAGCAAAGGGAGGTTGGTCCTAAACGTCGCCTCGTTGGCCTACAGATGATGGATAAGGCTATTCCTCGTCAAGGATTTCCCATATTCCAACAGGGTCGGGAAGTAGGGTTTATCACTTCCGGTTCCTTTGCTCCCTCTCTTAATTGTACCATCGCCTTAGGTCTAGTAGATACGCCCTATGGTCAGGTGGGAGAAGAGGTAGAAGTCCTCATTAGGGGGCACAAGTATAGGGCGCGGGTCGTGCCCCTACCCTTCTATCGGCGACCCCGGTAG
- the arcC gene encoding carbamate kinase: MPQTVVVAFGGNAITRPGQKGTFEEQKTNVQETCRQLVELVRQGYRLILTHGNGPQVGNLLIKNELARDVVPAMPLDVLVANTQASIGYIIQQCLSFELARQGLKVPVVSLVTQVVVDPGDPAFYNPTKPIGPFYSEEEAKRLAKEKGYKVVEDSNRGWRRVVPSPQPLEIVEKEAIKALVEAGVIVIAAGGGGIPVALRPDGSLEGVEAVIDKDRAARLLANEVGAEILFLLTEVDQVYLDYGRPTQRPVRRLTVAEAKKYLQEGQFPPGSMGPKIEAAISFVEGGGERAIIGSLARAAEAIAGTSGTAIVAA, from the coding sequence ATGCCCCAGACGGTAGTAGTGGCCTTCGGTGGTAACGCCATAACCCGTCCTGGCCAGAAGGGCACCTTCGAAGAGCAAAAGACTAATGTGCAAGAAACCTGCCGGCAATTGGTAGAGCTGGTCCGCCAGGGATATCGATTGATACTTACCCATGGTAATGGCCCCCAGGTGGGTAACCTCCTTATTAAAAATGAGCTAGCGCGGGATGTAGTACCGGCTATGCCCCTGGACGTGTTGGTAGCTAATACCCAGGCTTCTATAGGGTATATTATTCAACAATGTTTAAGCTTTGAACTAGCGCGTCAAGGCCTAAAAGTTCCGGTGGTATCCCTAGTTACCCAAGTAGTGGTAGATCCTGGGGACCCTGCTTTTTACAACCCTACTAAGCCTATAGGTCCTTTTTATAGCGAGGAAGAAGCTAAAAGACTGGCTAAAGAGAAGGGTTATAAAGTAGTCGAAGATAGCAACCGCGGGTGGCGAAGGGTAGTACCTTCTCCCCAGCCATTAGAGATAGTAGAAAAAGAAGCTATTAAAGCGCTAGTGGAGGCGGGCGTAATTGTAATAGCTGCTGGGGGCGGGGGGATACCGGTTGCCCTTCGACCTGATGGAAGCTTAGAAGGGGTAGAGGCCGTAATCGATAAGGATAGGGCTGCTCGCTTATTAGCTAACGAAGTGGGAGCAGAAATATTGTTCCTGCTTACAGAAGTGGACCAAGTCTACTTAGATTATGGGCGTCCCACTCAAAGGCCGGTACGTAGACTTACTGTGGCGGAAGCCAAAAAATATTTACAGGAAGGCCAATTCCCCCCAGGAAGCATGGGGCCTAAGATAGAGGCAGCTATAAGTTTTGTTGAAGGGGGCGGAGAAAGAGCCATTATAGGCTCCTTGGCTCGGGCGGCTGAGGCCATAGCAGGGACATCCGGTACGGCCATTGTAGCTGCTTAA
- the hslO gene encoding Hsp33 family molecular chaperone HslO, with protein sequence MEDYLIRATAAEGQILALVARSTGLVEEARNLHQTSPTATAALGRVLTGAALMAATLKEGQSLTVRVLGDGPLGSIIALARPGVVKGYVAEPQAEVPLKPEGKLDVGQAVGRGTLYVTKDLGLKEPYNGSVPLISGEIAEDLAYYFTVSEQKPSAVGLGVLVEPDGRVRAAGGYLLQLLPDAREEVVEILEGNIKNAGPVSQLVAKGDRPEEILALLLKGFSFKIHERLPLRFACDCSREKLEEILMALGEKELEKLLEEKGVVEAKCAFCNRTYRFSREEVARLLAKSRLPE encoded by the coding sequence ATGGAAGATTACCTGATACGCGCTACAGCTGCGGAAGGCCAGATCCTAGCCTTAGTGGCACGAAGTACGGGTTTGGTGGAAGAGGCCAGGAATTTGCACCAAACCTCACCCACGGCCACGGCGGCTTTGGGACGGGTTTTAACTGGCGCGGCTCTCATGGCCGCCACTCTAAAGGAGGGGCAGAGCCTGACTGTAAGGGTTTTAGGAGATGGCCCTCTGGGGAGTATTATAGCTTTAGCCCGGCCGGGAGTGGTGAAGGGCTATGTGGCTGAACCCCAAGCGGAGGTCCCCCTTAAACCAGAAGGTAAATTGGACGTGGGTCAGGCTGTAGGCCGGGGAACCTTATATGTAACTAAGGATCTGGGGTTGAAGGAACCTTATAACGGAAGTGTTCCCCTTATTTCGGGGGAGATCGCCGAGGATCTGGCTTATTATTTTACAGTTTCTGAGCAAAAACCTTCGGCCGTAGGGCTAGGAGTTTTAGTGGAACCTGACGGCAGAGTGCGGGCTGCGGGGGGGTATTTGCTCCAACTTTTACCTGATGCCCGGGAAGAAGTAGTGGAAATATTAGAAGGCAATATTAAAAATGCTGGGCCTGTTAGCCAACTTGTGGCCAAAGGAGACAGACCAGAGGAAATTCTGGCTCTCCTTCTAAAGGGATTTTCCTTTAAAATTCACGAGCGTTTACCTTTACGTTTTGCCTGTGACTGTTCTCGTGAGAAATTAGAGGAGATTTTAATGGCCTTGGGGGAAAAGGAACTGGAGAAACTCCTGGAAGAAAAAGGTGTAGTAGAAGCCAAGTGTGCTTTTTGTAACCGGACCTACCGTTTCAGCCGGGAAGAAGTGGCAAGACTTCTAGCTAAAAGTCGGCTTCCGGAGTAA
- a CDS encoding 5'-deoxyadenosine deaminase, producing MKILIKNGILVTLDRERRVFTGDLYIAEDRIAAIGQTPQEADLVIDASGQAVLPGLVQTHVHLCQTLFRGQADDLALLDWLKKRIWPLEGAHDEESLYTSALLGCAEMLLSGTTTILDMETVHYTEAAFKAIEKIGIRATSGKAMMDAGEGVPSSLQEDTDTSLAESLELYGKWHGAAGGRIRYAFAPRFVLSCSPRLLQEVGEVARKYGVLIHTHASENRDEVRLVEELTGRRNVIYLHELGLTGPYVVLAHCIWLDEEEKRVLAQTGTQVAHCPSCNLKLGSGIAPIPELLEQGVNVTLGADGAPCNNNLDMFKEMHLAALIQKPLHGPTSIPAQKVVEMATLGGARALGLEQEIGSLEVGKKADVIVVDLREFHQLPEDNVDIYGKLVYATRGSDVTWTIVDGQVVVANRQLLTIDTEELRQKCNQALRRVKRRAGLE from the coding sequence ATGAAGATCTTAATCAAAAACGGTATTCTGGTCACCTTGGATCGGGAACGCCGGGTATTTACGGGAGATTTATATATTGCTGAAGACCGTATCGCTGCCATTGGTCAGACGCCACAAGAGGCAGATCTGGTGATCGATGCTTCGGGGCAAGCTGTTCTTCCTGGTCTAGTACAAACCCATGTCCATCTCTGCCAAACCCTTTTCCGGGGGCAGGCCGATGATTTAGCTCTTTTGGATTGGCTTAAAAAACGTATTTGGCCCCTGGAAGGAGCCCATGATGAGGAGTCCCTCTATACTTCTGCTCTTTTAGGTTGTGCTGAAATGCTCCTTAGCGGTACTACCACCATTTTGGATATGGAAACTGTACATTATACAGAGGCGGCTTTTAAAGCCATAGAAAAGATCGGTATACGAGCTACTAGTGGCAAAGCTATGATGGACGCTGGAGAGGGGGTGCCTAGTTCTTTACAGGAGGATACGGATACTTCCCTGGCGGAAAGCTTAGAGCTATATGGTAAGTGGCATGGGGCAGCAGGAGGGCGGATCCGCTATGCCTTTGCTCCGCGTTTTGTTCTTTCCTGTAGCCCTAGGCTATTGCAGGAGGTGGGCGAGGTGGCCAGGAAGTATGGGGTACTTATACACACCCATGCTTCCGAAAATAGGGATGAAGTACGTCTGGTAGAAGAACTTACAGGCCGGCGTAACGTGATCTATTTACATGAGCTGGGCCTTACTGGGCCCTATGTGGTGCTCGCCCATTGTATTTGGCTAGATGAAGAGGAAAAAAGGGTCCTTGCGCAGACAGGAACCCAGGTAGCCCATTGTCCCTCCTGCAATTTAAAGCTTGGCTCAGGTATTGCTCCTATTCCTGAACTCCTAGAGCAGGGTGTAAATGTGACTTTAGGGGCAGATGGAGCCCCTTGTAATAACAATTTGGATATGTTTAAAGAGATGCATTTGGCAGCTCTCATCCAGAAACCCTTGCATGGTCCTACGTCTATCCCCGCCCAAAAAGTGGTAGAGATGGCTACTTTAGGAGGGGCCCGGGCTTTAGGTTTAGAGCAAGAGATCGGTAGCCTGGAAGTAGGCAAAAAAGCGGATGTAATTGTAGTAGATCTCCGCGAATTCCATCAATTGCCAGAAGACAATGTAGATATTTATGGTAAACTGGTATACGCAACCCGGGGGAGCGATGTTACCTGGACTATAGTGGATGGCCAGGTGGTAGTAGCCAACAGGCAGCTTCTTACTATAGATACCGAGGAACTACGTCAGAAATGTAACCAGGCTCTGCGCCGTGTAAAGCGGCGAGCAGGGTTGGAATAG
- a CDS encoding xanthine dehydrogenase family protein molybdopterin-binding subunit: MAKKRGIGIACTFYGIGYGNGFPDVSTALVEIHDDGSVTVRTGAADCGQGSNTILAQIAAQEIGVPVEKVTVVSADTDATPDAGTTAATRQTYVSGNAVKLASRKAADKLLEFVARELGVNTIMGLKASDGYITVLGYPQKRMSIAEAATRARLQGVRLVGEGTFIAHTTKLDENGQGAPYWPYAFGVQIAEVEVDTETGEVKVLKVIAAHDVGRAINKAGVIGQICGGVAMGVGLALMEEVILQQGNILNPSFSTYLIPTSLDIPEIEPIIIEDPEPTGPYGAKGVGEPATLPTAPAILNAIYNAIGVRLTEFPATPERVLRALKAKEKGGSQ, translated from the coding sequence ATGGCCAAAAAGAGAGGCATAGGTATAGCTTGCACCTTCTATGGTATAGGCTACGGTAACGGGTTTCCAGACGTATCTACGGCTTTAGTAGAGATCCATGATGATGGTTCAGTTACAGTACGTACCGGGGCTGCTGATTGTGGCCAGGGCTCTAACACTATACTGGCCCAGATCGCGGCCCAAGAGATAGGGGTTCCGGTGGAAAAAGTAACGGTAGTCTCCGCGGACACAGATGCTACGCCCGATGCGGGGACGACAGCCGCTACTAGGCAAACCTATGTATCTGGCAACGCGGTGAAACTGGCTAGCCGTAAGGCGGCGGATAAGCTCTTGGAGTTTGTAGCCCGGGAGCTGGGAGTAAACACCATCATGGGCCTTAAAGCAAGCGATGGGTATATTACTGTTCTGGGGTACCCTCAAAAACGGATGTCCATTGCTGAAGCTGCCACCCGGGCTAGGCTACAAGGTGTGCGCCTTGTAGGGGAAGGTACCTTTATAGCCCATACCACTAAGCTAGATGAAAACGGGCAAGGAGCACCTTATTGGCCCTATGCCTTTGGAGTCCAGATTGCAGAAGTAGAAGTGGATACGGAAACCGGGGAAGTGAAGGTTTTAAAGGTTATCGCAGCCCATGATGTGGGGCGAGCTATAAATAAGGCTGGGGTTATAGGGCAGATATGTGGAGGTGTGGCCATGGGGGTAGGTTTAGCCTTGATGGAGGAGGTAATTTTACAACAGGGCAATATCCTTAATCCCTCCTTTAGTACGTATTTAATTCCTACCAGCCTGGATATACCGGAAATAGAACCGATCATTATAGAAGATCCCGAACCCACCGGACCCTATGGAGCCAAAGGAGTAGGTGAACCGGCTACTCTTCCCACTGCCCCAGCCATTTTGAACGCTATATACAACGCCATAGGAGTACGCCTGACAGAATTTCCTGCTACGCCAGAACGGGTACTTAGGGCACTTAAGGCTAAAGAGAAAGGTGGAAGCCAGTAG
- a CDS encoding xanthine dehydrogenase family protein molybdopterin-binding subunit, producing MESLIGQPVGRIEGPAKVTGRAMYPADITFPGMLYGKARRIPIASARLKKVEVERARKIPGVVAVLTAEDVPGHNGHGVLIPHMPVLVADRVRSVNDVVAVVAAESEEAAEEAAEAIDIEYEPLPAVFDPLEAMKPGAPLVHEDGNILYHIKIRRGSIEIGRKAAAAIVTRTYRTAMMEHAFLQPEAVVARVDERGHIEIHVATQYPHWDRVEVARALGVAETRVRVITTAVGGAFGAREDMTLQILAALLALHTGRPVKMVNTREESFYSHSKRHPMIMRYTTGADRDGRLTFVEAEIIGDSGAYASWSPNVLRKAAVHATGPYYVPHVKIDAYAVYTNNPFTGAMRGFGATQPPLAYEGQMDLLAAELGLHPFTIRWRNILRQGSVTATGQVLESSVGLEACLLAAARAAGWEVERLK from the coding sequence TTGGAAAGCTTAATCGGGCAACCTGTGGGCCGCATCGAGGGACCAGCTAAGGTTACGGGACGCGCTATGTATCCTGCCGATATTACATTCCCTGGGATGTTATACGGGAAAGCCCGCCGTATACCGATAGCTTCCGCACGGTTAAAGAAGGTGGAAGTGGAGAGAGCCCGCAAAATTCCAGGGGTGGTGGCTGTTTTAACGGCGGAGGATGTCCCAGGGCATAATGGGCACGGCGTCCTTATACCCCATATGCCTGTACTGGTAGCTGACCGCGTCCGCTCGGTTAACGATGTAGTGGCCGTAGTAGCAGCTGAAAGCGAGGAGGCAGCAGAAGAGGCGGCAGAAGCCATTGACATCGAATATGAACCCTTACCAGCTGTTTTCGATCCTTTGGAGGCCATGAAGCCGGGGGCCCCTCTGGTACATGAAGACGGGAATATCCTTTATCATATCAAGATAAGGCGCGGAAGTATAGAGATAGGCCGGAAAGCGGCGGCCGCAATAGTTACCAGAACCTACCGCACGGCTATGATGGAGCATGCTTTTTTACAACCTGAGGCGGTAGTGGCCAGGGTAGATGAGAGAGGGCATATTGAAATCCATGTGGCTACCCAGTATCCCCATTGGGACCGAGTGGAAGTAGCTCGTGCGCTAGGAGTAGCTGAGACGCGTGTGCGGGTGATTACTACGGCGGTAGGCGGCGCTTTTGGTGCTCGGGAGGATATGACCTTGCAGATATTGGCTGCCTTGTTAGCTTTGCATACCGGTCGCCCGGTTAAGATGGTCAATACCCGCGAAGAATCCTTCTACTCCCATAGCAAACGTCATCCTATGATAATGAGATATACCACGGGCGCGGACCGGGACGGACGTTTGACCTTCGTGGAAGCAGAGATCATCGGAGATAGCGGGGCTTATGCTTCCTGGTCACCTAATGTATTGCGCAAGGCGGCTGTGCATGCTACTGGGCCTTATTATGTTCCCCATGTCAAAATTGATGCCTATGCAGTATATACCAATAATCCCTTTACCGGTGCTATGCGGGGTTTTGGAGCTACCCAGCCTCCTCTAGCTTATGAGGGCCAGATGGATCTATTGGCTGCTGAACTGGGGCTTCATCCTTTTACCATCCGTTGGCGTAACATTTTACGCCAGGGGAGTGTGACGGCTACTGGCCAAGTGCTGGAGAGCAGTGTGGGGCTGGAAGCTTGCCTTTTAGCTGCTGCCCGTGCTGCCGGTTGGGAAGTAGAAAGATTGAAATGA
- a CDS encoding YgeY family selenium metabolism-linked hydrolase: MDPVIAEVKKQVKNYREDIIQFLRDIVAIPSPNGSIGQVVQRIAEEMKKLGYDDVFFDHMGNVVGRIGRGEKVLLYDSHVDTVDVADPSQWEWDPYQGKIENGIFYGLGACDEKGSTPGMVYGLKIARDLGLLEGYTAYYFGNLEEVCDGIAPHSLVETDKIRPDFVVIGEPTNMRIYRGHRGRIEMKVVTKGRTCHASAPERGENAVYKMAPIIEAISQMGAEFLEDPFLGKGSIAVTDIHCKTPSINALPDECTIFIDRRLTFGETWEMAVEQVRKVAEPYGGEVEVLIYDEPSYNGFVFKVDKYFPAWALPEEHFLVQAGVETCEKLYGYKPEIGKWVFSTNGIYWMGKANIPAIGFGPGNEIYAHTVKDQVPLDDVVKATEFYALFPAILRTRLDNCA, from the coding sequence ATGGATCCAGTAATTGCAGAAGTAAAGAAACAGGTGAAAAACTACCGGGAGGACATAATTCAGTTTTTAAGGGATATTGTGGCTATACCTTCTCCTAATGGCTCAATAGGCCAAGTAGTGCAGCGCATCGCTGAAGAAATGAAGAAGCTAGGGTACGATGATGTATTTTTCGACCATATGGGTAATGTAGTAGGGAGAATAGGACGAGGGGAAAAAGTTCTCCTTTATGATTCCCACGTAGATACTGTGGATGTGGCTGACCCCAGCCAGTGGGAATGGGACCCCTACCAAGGTAAGATAGAAAATGGCATTTTCTACGGGCTAGGAGCCTGTGACGAGAAGGGTTCTACTCCAGGGATGGTGTATGGGCTTAAAATAGCGCGTGATCTGGGCCTCTTGGAAGGTTATACTGCGTATTATTTTGGAAACTTGGAGGAAGTGTGCGACGGCATAGCACCCCACTCTTTAGTGGAGACGGACAAAATACGCCCAGATTTTGTTGTTATCGGTGAGCCTACCAATATGCGCATCTACCGGGGTCATCGGGGTCGTATTGAAATGAAAGTAGTGACTAAAGGCCGTACTTGCCATGCCAGCGCCCCTGAACGAGGGGAAAATGCGGTATATAAAATGGCTCCTATTATTGAAGCCATAAGTCAAATGGGTGCTGAGTTCCTGGAGGACCCCTTTTTAGGGAAGGGGAGCATAGCTGTAACCGATATCCATTGTAAAACTCCTTCTATAAATGCGCTACCGGATGAATGCACTATCTTTATTGACCGGCGGCTCACCTTCGGTGAAACCTGGGAAATGGCTGTGGAGCAGGTACGTAAAGTAGCGGAGCCCTACGGGGGCGAAGTGGAAGTATTAATTTATGATGAACCGAGCTACAATGGATTTGTGTTTAAAGTGGATAAATACTTCCCAGCCTGGGCTCTACCGGAGGAACATTTCCTCGTACAGGCCGGAGTGGAAACCTGCGAAAAACTGTATGGGTATAAACCTGAGATAGGCAAGTGGGTATTTTCTACAAATGGTATTTACTGGATGGGCAAGGCTAATATACCGGCCATCGGCTTTGGACCTGGAAATGAAATATATGCCCATACGGTTAAAGATCAAGTACCTTTAGATGATGTAGTAAAAGCTACGGAGTTTTATGCTCTGTTTCCAGCTATCTTGAGAACCCGCTTGGACAATTGTGCATAA
- a CDS encoding SGNH/GDSL hydrolase family protein, producing MPTIDIVGLGDSLTYGYPYGPEASWLALAANATGTVVVNRGVNGETTKEMLERFTEDVLELKPRAVIILGGTNDAWAKVDVAKVEGQVREMVEQASRAGILPVIALPPPLCPKETDIPLLFLKEMEELLAAYRQAYQELAHLYHLPLLDFYTALLEPRTGWGKMEYFIDGAHPNRRGYQAMAEVALPLFRELGQGRGCLI from the coding sequence ATGCCTACCATCGATATAGTGGGCTTGGGCGACAGCCTTACCTATGGGTATCCCTACGGACCGGAAGCTTCCTGGCTGGCTTTGGCAGCTAATGCTACGGGAACGGTTGTAGTTAACAGAGGTGTTAATGGGGAAACCACAAAAGAGATGTTAGAGCGCTTTACCGAGGATGTCCTAGAGCTAAAACCCCGTGCAGTTATCATACTAGGAGGTACCAACGACGCCTGGGCGAAGGTCGATGTAGCTAAAGTGGAAGGCCAGGTAAGGGAAATGGTGGAACAGGCTAGCAGGGCCGGTATATTACCAGTAATTGCCCTTCCTCCACCCTTATGCCCGAAAGAAACGGATATTCCCCTATTATTTCTAAAAGAAATGGAGGAACTGCTAGCAGCTTACCGCCAGGCTTACCAGGAATTGGCTCACTTATATCATTTGCCATTGTTGGACTTTTATACTGCGCTGCTAGAGCCTAGGACAGGATGGGGGAAGATGGAGTATTTTATCGATGGCGCCCATCCTAATCGGAGGGGTTACCAGGCGATGGCGGAAGTGGCTTTACCCCTCTTTCGGGAGTTGGGCCAAGGTAGGGGATGTTTGATTTAA